GGTGGCCGAGGAGGTGGGCGCAGGCTACTCCATGGCCCAGAGCTTTGAAAACAACGCCCCGTACCTCCCCAAGACCTTCGTCGAGACGGTCCGGGCCGGAGAACAGTCCGGCACGCTGGAGGAGTGCTTCCAGCGGCTGCACCGGTACTATGATAAATCCGCCAAGACCAAGGCCAAGGTGGTCAGCACCCTGACCTACCCCGCCATGGTCATTGTGGTGGCCATCGTCGTGTTTATTATCATCATCGCCGTGGCCGTCCCGGCCTTCAACGATGTCTTTGCCGAGATGGACACCCAGCTGCCGGGCATCACCCGTGTGCTGCTGGCCATCAGTGACTTCTTCGTGGGCTGGTGGTGGCTGCTTCTGCTGATCGCCGCCGGGCTGGGCATCGCCTATATGGTGGCCCGCCGCTCCATCCGGGGCCGGAAGGCCATCGCCGCATGGAGCCTCACCAAGGCCCCCCTCCACCGGCTCCACAGCCTCAATGCCGCCGCACAGTTCGCCCACAGCATGGCCACCATGCTGACGGCCGGCCTGCCGGTCCCCAAGGCCTTGGATGTGACCGGTAACGTGATCAGCAACTACACCTTCGCACTGGCCGTGCAGGAGGTGAAGCAGAAGGTGGAGCGTGGCCGCACCATTTCCGAGAGCATGAGTCAGATCGAGTACTTCCCCAAAATGCTGACGGAGATGGTGGGCGTAGGCGAGCAGTCCGGTTCGCTGGAGGAGACGCTGGACGTCATCGGTGAATACTTCGACAACGAGGTGGAGGTCACCACCGCCCGCCTGCTGTCGGTGCTGGAGCCCATCATCACCATCGCTCTGGCGGTGATCGTGGTGGTGCTGCTGCTGGCGGTGTAT
The genomic region above belongs to Vescimonas coprocola and contains:
- a CDS encoding type II secretion system F family protein gives rise to the protein MTTYRYKGQTKDGTAVSGVIRAYDEFEAASRLRETVAIITRLEEVQEKKESIFNRPIGLKIKEKDLALICSQFAIILSAGMSIQHCVEMVAAQTRNRHIRQMLEKVAEEVGAGYSMAQSFENNAPYLPKTFVETVRAGEQSGTLEECFQRLHRYYDKSAKTKAKVVSTLTYPAMVIVVAIVVFIIIIAVAVPAFNDVFAEMDTQLPGITRVLLAISDFFVGWWWLLLLIAAGLGIAYMVARRSIRGRKAIAAWSLTKAPLHRLHSLNAAAQFAHSMATMLTAGLPVPKALDVTGNVISNYTFALAVQEVKQKVERGRTISESMSQIEYFPKMLTEMVGVGEQSGSLEETLDVIGEYFDNEVEVTTARLLSVLEPIITIALAVIVVVLLLAVYLPLFTLYGGM